The sequence CTCACTGAGATTCAATTTATGGTTTGGGGAGGCTATCCGCAAGCGGAACGAGTTCGCATGGGAATCACTCGCGCTGAGTTACCTCTAGACCAGTCACAAGTCCCCATCGCTGCATTAGATGTATCGGGAAACTTTCTCTTTGATACCGCCAACCATCGCGACTTTTTAGGGGCAATTTTAGGCACAGGGGTTGTCCGTCAGAAAGTTGGTGATATTGTGGTTTTAGGGGAACGGGGAGCGCAGATTTTAGTGGTTCCAGAATTAGTCTCGTTTTTAGAAGCGAACTTAAACCAAGTGCGGTCGGTTCCCGTGAAAACCCGAGAGATTGGGTTAGAAGAACTAAAAATTCGTCCCCCGAAAAAGAAAGAAATGACCACCGTCGAAGCCTCCATGCGTTTAGATGCAGTGGGTTCGGCTGCCTTTGGGATGTCGCGGAGTAAAATGGCAAGCGCGATCGCGCAGGGAAATGTTCGGGTTAACTGGAAACCCATCACTCAAGCAAGTCATTCTCTACAAGAAGGCGATCTGATTGCAGTGCAAGGGAAAGGACGGGCGGAAATCGGAGAAGTTTCTATCACCAAAAAGCAACGGTATCGGGTGCAACTGACGCGGTATGTCTAGGGGAAAGTGTTATATTAGCCAAAAATAAGCTATCGAAACTTTCTCACGGAGACACTGATGGGAGATGCAGTTATTGAGGTTCGGAATCTGAAGGTTGAGTTTTTCCCAGAAGAACAACATTTAATTGCGGTTAATGGGATTAATTTTCAAATCCCCCAAGGAAAAACCCTTGGTCTCGTGGGAGAATCGGGGTCAGGGAAATCGGTCACAGCCCTAGCCTTAATGGGCTTAGTGGGAACACCTGGTCAAGTGACGGCTGGGGAAATTTATTTTCAGCCTTCTCCAGATACCCCCCCAGTTGATCTTCTCAAACTTACAGACGCACAACGCCGAGACTATCGCGGGGGGAAAATAGCCATGATTTTCCAAGAACCGATGAGTTCTCTCAACCCAGTTTATAACATTGGGTTTCAAATCACCGAAGCCATCCGCCAACATCAAGACGTTTCTCCCAGTGAAGCCCGACGACAGGCGATCGCGCGGTTACAAGAAGTAAAATTATTACCATCTGATAACACTCTCAAACAAGATTGTCTCTTAGAAGACAACAGCCTCAGCGAAACCGAAGTCAATCATCGCATCAACGAACAAAAACGGGCATTTCTCGAACGCTATCCCCATCAGCTTTCTGGCGGACAACTGCAGCGCGTCATGATTGCTATTGCAATTTCTTGTAACCCTGCGTTACTGATTGCAGATGAACCCACCACCGCCCTTGATGTGACTGTTCAGAAAACGATCTTAAATCTTTTGCGCGATTTATGTCAGGCGCGGGGAATGTCGATGTTATTTATCACTCATGATCTGGGAGTGGTTGCGGAAACCGCCGATCAAGTGGCGGTGATGTATCAGGGAAATCTTGTCGAATCGGGAGATATTGAAAGTCTTTTCACGAATCCTCAACATCCTTATACCAAAGGCTTACTCGCCTGTCGTCCGCGTTTAGACCAAACGTTAACCTATCTCCCAACAGTCAGCGACTTTTTAAATCGAGACGGTGAACTCAAAACGAATCAGCCTCAATCTTCGCAAAATAATCGTATGAGGACAGAGGAAAAAAATTATTCTCTCAGTGAAGATAGTAGTGTTGCTACTGCGCCTTTATTAACAGTGCAAAACTTACAAGTTGGCTTTCCGTTACGGGGAGTTTTTGGACAAGCCAAGCGGTATTTTATGGCGGTGAACGG comes from Halothece sp. PCC 7418 and encodes:
- a CDS encoding photosystem II S4 domain protein, which translates into the protein MLPKEEILRGVENREEITRVIDIAEQAIKTWETVCTDFLSPPVAVEAQDKFSLLTEIQFMVWGGYPQAERVRMGITRAELPLDQSQVPIAALDVSGNFLFDTANHRDFLGAILGTGVVRQKVGDIVVLGERGAQILVVPELVSFLEANLNQVRSVPVKTREIGLEELKIRPPKKKEMTTVEASMRLDAVGSAAFGMSRSKMASAIAQGNVRVNWKPITQASHSLQEGDLIAVQGKGRAEIGEVSITKKQRYRVQLTRYV
- a CDS encoding ABC transporter ATP-binding protein, which translates into the protein MGDAVIEVRNLKVEFFPEEQHLIAVNGINFQIPQGKTLGLVGESGSGKSVTALALMGLVGTPGQVTAGEIYFQPSPDTPPVDLLKLTDAQRRDYRGGKIAMIFQEPMSSLNPVYNIGFQITEAIRQHQDVSPSEARRQAIARLQEVKLLPSDNTLKQDCLLEDNSLSETEVNHRINEQKRAFLERYPHQLSGGQLQRVMIAIAISCNPALLIADEPTTALDVTVQKTILNLLRDLCQARGMSMLFITHDLGVVAETADQVAVMYQGNLVESGDIESLFTNPQHPYTKGLLACRPRLDQTLTYLPTVSDFLNRDGELKTNQPQSSQNNRMRTEEKNYSLSEDSSVATAPLLTVQNLQVGFPLRGVFGQAKRYFMAVNGVSFDVYRGETLGLVGESGCGKSTLARTLLKLISPLHGKIFFNGENITNWQGKPLRRLRRQMQIVFQNPYNSLNPRLTIGKTIIEPLSIHKQYQNSRQRQERVAYLLERVGLSPKDMNRYPHEFSGGQRQRICIARALALNPQFIICDESVSALDVSVQAQVLNLLKELQQEFNLTYIFISHDLSVVKFISDRVMVMNQGKIEEIGSAKTIYKTPETAYTRKLIDAIPTIEKQLNVSH